From a single Phragmites australis chromosome 7, lpPhrAust1.1, whole genome shotgun sequence genomic region:
- the LOC133924544 gene encoding F-box protein At1g47056-like, translating into MAPPPQPPVPMQVSVGSSGSSSYGAPPAWDYTQDLPDEILTLVFASLSPADRNACSLACARWKEVDAATRHRLSLDARAALGNAAPALFARFTGVTKLALRCARGSGTDSLADDGAAAVAAALPSERLARLKLRGLRHLSDAGLASLAAAAPALRKLSVASCTFGPKAFVAVLQSCPLLEDLSVKRLRGLPDTAGAATAITEDIVFPPASSLRSVCLKDLYSALCFVPLVASSPNLRSLKILRCSGAWDLPLEVITVRAPGLVELHLEKLQVGDRGLAALSACRNLEVLFLVKTPECNDKGIISVAEKCHKLRKLHIDGWRTNRIGDFGLMAVARGCPELQELVLIGVNPTVLSLRMLGEHCRTLERLALCGCETVGDAEIICLAERCAALKKLCIKGCPVSDRGMEALNGGCPSLVKVKLKRCRGVSYECVENLKVTRGESFSISLDIVLEHDAGSASENGAQETGQGQIVELTGQMEGMDLPTNAAGTQSSAHTINRMRSVMSAIRRRFGNLPPL; encoded by the coding sequence atggcgccgccgccgcagccgcccgTGCCGATGCAAGTTTCTGTGGGGAGCAGCGGTTCCTCCTCCTACGGCGCGCCGCCCGCGTGGGACTACACGCAGGACCTGCCCGATGAGATCCTCACGCTCGTCTTCGCGTCGCTGTCGCCCGCCGACCGCAACGCTTGCTCCCTCGCCTGCGCGCGCTGGAAGGAGGTCGACGCCGCCACGCGCCACCGCCTCTCCCTCGACGCGCGCGCCGCGCTGGGCAACGCCGCGCCCGCGCTTTTCGCGCGGTTCACGGGCGTCACCAAGCTCGCCCTCCGCTGCGCTCGGGGATCCGGCACGGACAGCCTCGCCGACGACGGGGCCgcggcggtggccgccgcgctGCCATCCGAGCGCCTCGCCAGGCTCAAGCTCCGCGGCCTGAGGCACCTCTCCGACGCCGGGCTGGcctcgctcgccgccgccgcaccggcGCTCCGCAAGCTCTCTGTTGCATCCTGCACCTTCGGACCTAAGGCCTTCGTCGCCGTGCTCCAGTCGTGCCCACTCCTCGAGGACCTCTCAGTTAAGCGCCTCCGCGGCCTCCCAGACACGGCCGGTGCCGCTACTGCCATCACTGAGGACATCGTGTTCCCACCGGCTTCATCTCTGCGTTCGGTTTGCCTGAAGGATCTATATAGCGCCCTGTGCTTTGTGCCGCTTGTGGCGTCCTCACCGAACCTTCGCTCGCTCAAGATACTGCGGTGCTCGGGCGCCTGGGACCTGCCATTGGAGGTCATCACTGTGCGTGCTCCTGGCCTTGTTGAGCTCCACCTTGAGAAGCTCCAGGTCGGTGACCGGGGCCTTGCTGCCCTCTCGGCCTGCAGGAATCTGGAGGTGCTGTTCCTTGTCAAGACCCCTGAGTGCAATGACAAGGGCATCATCAGTGTTGCAGAGAAGTGCCACAAACTGCGCAAACTGCATATTGATGGCTGGCGCACGAACCGAATTGGGGATTTTGGGCTCATGGCCGTGGCACGAGGATGTCCGGAGCTGCAGGAGCTTGTCTTGATCGGGGTCAACCCAACCGTGCTGAGCCTCCGGATGCTTGGTGAGCACTGTCGCACGCTGGAGCGGCTCGCTCTTTGTGGGTGCGAAACTGTGGGGGATGCTGAGATCATTTGCTTGGCTGAGCGCTGTGCTGCACTCAAGAAGCTTTGCATCAAGGGATGCCCTGTGTCAGATCGTGGGATGGAAGCACTGAATGGGGGCTGCCCCAGTTTGGTCAAGGTGAAGCTGAAGAGATGCCGCGGAGTGTCATACGAGTGTGTTGAGAATCTGAAGGTGACCAGGGGGGAATCATTTTCGATCAGCTTGGATATTGTGTTGGAGCATGATGCTGGAAGTGCGAGTGAGAATGGTGCACAGGAGACTGGACAAGGACAGATTGTGGAGCTGACCGGTCAGATGGAAGGCATGGACCTTCCAACCAATGCTGCTGGCACGCAATCGTCGGCTCATACAATTAATAGGATGAGGAGCGTCATGTCAGCAATCCGGCGGAGGTTTGGAAATCTCCCACCACTGTGA